A part of Pirellulaceae bacterium genomic DNA contains:
- a CDS encoding 1-acyl-sn-glycerol-3-phosphate acyltransferase → MSQIDRSTEWFGKCAYRAIRFLSRLLFVWLFDFRCHGRQHIVKGPALILSTHQSNFDPVLVGLVFPDPISGLARSTLFVNPLLAWIIRLLNAIELDRDRSGIAGLKATLQQLKYGQKVLIFPEGTRSPDGSLQPIKSGFLVVAKRTRVPLIPVAIAGAFEALPRGSLWPKRHPIHMAIGPAIPYAEYGQLSETEAVQLITRRLSDYYSQAGWSLRG, encoded by the coding sequence ATGTCCCAGATTGACCGCTCGACAGAATGGTTTGGCAAATGCGCATATCGCGCCATACGATTCCTGTCACGGCTACTATTTGTGTGGCTATTTGACTTTCGATGTCATGGTCGACAACATATTGTAAAGGGACCAGCCCTGATCCTCAGTACGCACCAGAGCAATTTCGATCCGGTCTTAGTGGGACTGGTGTTTCCTGATCCAATCAGCGGATTGGCTCGCAGTACGCTGTTCGTCAACCCGCTATTGGCCTGGATCATCCGACTGCTGAATGCCATAGAACTAGATCGCGACCGCAGCGGGATAGCGGGACTGAAGGCAACTCTGCAGCAACTAAAATACGGTCAGAAAGTGCTCATTTTTCCAGAAGGCACGCGATCGCCAGATGGCAGCTTGCAGCCTATCAAATCTGGCTTCTTGGTGGTCGCTAAGCGCACGCGCGTGCCGCTAATACCCGTGGCCATCGCAGGGGCATTCGAGGCGTTGCCGCGCGGTAGCTTGTGGCCCAAACGACACCCGATACACATGGCCATTGGACCAGCCATCCCGTATGCAGAATACGGCCAGCTGTCTGAAACCGAAGCTGTGCAACTGATCACGCGGCGGCTCTCCGACTACTACAGTCAGGCCGGTTGGTCATTACGCGGCTGA
- the cmk gene encoding (d)CMP kinase produces MVITIDGPAGAGKSTVARRLADALGFEYLDTGAMYRCVTYAALARGMDLTDQESVSRLAEGLQIELHGSTVLLDGQDVTEAIRAPEVSLAVGLIADNVAVRRLLSQRQRQWARGRRAVTDGRDQGSEVFSESPCKIFLVASNIERARRRQAELAERGIELELATVVQQQDIRDRQDGSRIVGGLRKSPDSIEFSTDGMSLEEVVEQLQQLVVSRLAAANGNQPMPDIRSGAPSDRFGEQPEHTNPNANH; encoded by the coding sequence GTGGTCATCACTATCGACGGTCCTGCCGGCGCCGGAAAGAGTACCGTTGCGCGGCGACTGGCCGATGCGTTAGGCTTTGAATATCTTGATACCGGTGCCATGTATCGCTGTGTTACCTATGCGGCGCTAGCGCGCGGTATGGACCTTACGGATCAAGAATCAGTGTCACGACTAGCCGAAGGACTGCAAATTGAGCTGCACGGCAGCACCGTGCTGCTAGACGGCCAAGACGTGACCGAAGCCATTCGTGCCCCGGAAGTCAGTCTGGCTGTCGGGCTGATCGCTGACAACGTGGCCGTACGGCGGTTGCTGTCACAGCGCCAGCGCCAGTGGGCTCGGGGGCGTCGCGCCGTGACCGACGGCCGCGATCAAGGCAGCGAAGTGTTTAGCGAGTCGCCGTGCAAGATATTCTTAGTGGCCAGCAACATCGAACGCGCGCGGCGCAGACAGGCAGAATTGGCCGAGCGCGGCATCGAACTGGAATTGGCAACGGTAGTCCAACAACAAGACATCCGCGATCGGCAAGATGGTTCGCGGATTGTAGGCGGTTTACGCAAGTCGCCGGACTCGATCGAGTTTTCCACTGACGGAATGTCGTTGGAAGAAGTCGTCGAGCAGTTGCAGCAACTTGTCGTCTCGCGTTTGGCTGCCGCTAACGGAAACCAACCAATGCCGGACATTAGGTCAGGGGCCCCGTCTGATAGATTTGGCGAACAGCCCGAGCACACCAACCCGAATGCCAACCATTGA
- the mnmD gene encoding tRNA (5-methylaminomethyl-2-thiouridine)(34)-methyltransferase MnmD, whose amino-acid sequence MPPIRPTIPTGLDGLSWIITDDGSKTLWNELLGETYHSGCGAVAEALVVYLDHSGVLEQLCRSQPMRILEIGFGTGTNFLITAALAMRFGAPLAYWSVEHRVLPGQLIAQLELDRHLPAVILDNQRRQRMSDQVCVSDFAAIPSLTQRLASYLDSVAPAKPSNSCQLSESVELSLIVGDAGQVVNGKLAGELAGLDAIYFDAFSPDACPELWSAELLRSMYELLRPGGTLTSYCVKSSVRQRLQHVGFDVQRRLGPASGKREVLLAIRQPRNDQPA is encoded by the coding sequence ATGCCGCCGATTCGCCCGACAATTCCGACTGGCCTAGATGGATTGTCTTGGATAATCACAGATGATGGTTCCAAGACCCTATGGAATGAGCTGCTGGGTGAAACCTATCATAGTGGCTGCGGTGCGGTGGCTGAAGCCTTGGTCGTGTACCTGGATCACAGCGGTGTCCTGGAGCAACTGTGCAGAAGCCAACCGATGCGCATCCTGGAAATTGGTTTTGGAACGGGAACAAATTTTCTGATAACCGCCGCGTTAGCCATGAGGTTTGGTGCGCCTCTGGCGTATTGGTCCGTTGAGCATCGAGTTTTGCCCGGACAACTTATAGCCCAACTGGAACTCGATCGGCACTTGCCTGCGGTGATACTGGATAACCAACGGCGTCAACGAATGAGCGATCAAGTATGCGTGAGCGACTTTGCTGCGATACCATCCTTGACACAGCGCTTGGCCAGCTACTTGGATTCGGTAGCGCCTGCGAAGCCTAGTAACAGTTGCCAACTGAGTGAATCTGTAGAGCTCAGCCTAATCGTGGGCGATGCCGGACAGGTTGTCAACGGCAAGCTCGCAGGCGAACTTGCGGGGCTGGATGCAATCTACTTTGATGCTTTTAGTCCAGACGCTTGCCCTGAGCTTTGGTCTGCGGAACTGCTGCGGTCGATGTATGAACTGCTGCGGCCTGGCGGGACATTGACTAGTTATTGTGTTAAAAGCAGCGTGCGCCAACGCCTGCAGCATGTTGGCTTTGACGTTCAGCGTAGGCTTGGACCGGCGAGCGGCAAACGAGAAGTGCTGTTGGCTATCCGTCAGCCGCGTAATGACCAACCGGCCTGA